The DNA window CTTTTAGGTTTTGATAGCCTAATCGTTGGTTTTTTAATTCGAAATTTATTTTTTCAATTCCTTTTTTAGTTTCGATTTTTGTGTCATTGACAAAGTATTCAATACTGTCAATAGCTTTTGCATTTGGGTTTAAAATCCCCAATTCTATAGCTTCCTGTGGTTGATATTGAGCAGCAAATTTCGAATTATCGAAAGTAAAAATAGAATTTTCACCTTTTTTTGTACCTCCACAATTGGTCAAAGTTATTCCTAATAAAATGATAAATAGGAAGTTGTAATTTTTCATAAATTGAATTTTTGTTGATGCAATATACAACGATATTTTTATAGCTGCAAAGTCCTTGCAAAAATATAAAAAGATTGTATATTTGCAGCCGGCAAGTCCTACACGACCAGCTCCTGCAGAATCCCCCAGGATGGGAACATAGCAAGGGTACGTGGTTGAGCGGTGCGATGTAGGTCGCTTGCCTTTTTTTTGTCATTGTGAGGTACAAAGCACCCGAGCAACGCGAACGGAGTTTTTACGAATCTTTTTCTATCATTTATCACGTTTTTTGGCGTGATTTTTTTATTTTTACGCAATGGAGGTAGTAGGTGATGAGTTAAAAGTTAAAAATGGATTTGCTTAAAACCCACAACCAATACGAGATTCGCGACTCAAAACTCAAAACCCACAACTCATAACCCATAACAATGAATAAAGTAGTTTTGATCACAGGAGGTTCTTCGGGAATTGGGAAGTCTATTGGTGAATTTTTGCACCACAAGGGTTTTGAAGTCTACGGAACGAGCCGAAATCCCGAACGAGTTTTGAATTCAGTTTTCCCCTTAGTGGCCTTAGATGTTCGAAATGTCGATTCCATTCAGGCGGCTGTTGCCAAAATTATTGCTACCTCAGGACGATTAGATATTGTAATTAATAATGCTGGTGTTGGAATTACTGGTCCTTTGGAAGAAATTCCAACGGCAGAAATCAAGAATAATTTCGAGACTAACTTTTTTGGTCCCATCGAAGTGATGAAGGCGGTTTTGCCACAAATGCGTTCTCAAAAATCAGGATTGATTATCAATATCACCTCCATCGCGGGTTATATGGGTTTGCCGTATCGAAGTGTGTATTCGGCATCAAAAGGAGCACTGGAATTAATCACCGAAGCCGTGCGAATGGAGGTCAAATCGATGGGAATCCAACTTACAAATATAGCTCCAGGCGATTTTGCCACGAATATTGCTTCGGGACGTTTTCATGCGCCTTTGCTCAAAAATTCTGCCTACGAAATTCCGTATGGAAACACGCTCAAATTGATGGACGAACA is part of the Flavobacterium nackdongense genome and encodes:
- a CDS encoding SDR family oxidoreductase, which translates into the protein MNKVVLITGGSSGIGKSIGEFLHHKGFEVYGTSRNPERVLNSVFPLVALDVRNVDSIQAAVAKIIATSGRLDIVINNAGVGITGPLEEIPTAEIKNNFETNFFGPIEVMKAVLPQMRSQKSGLIINITSIAGYMGLPYRSVYSASKGALELITEAVRMEVKSMGIQLTNIAPGDFATNIASGRFHAPLLKNSAYEIPYGNTLKLMDEHVDSGSNPNEMAEAVYQIIQNPSPRIHYKVGAFMQKFSIVLKRILPDKMYEKMLMNHFNL